A segment of the Acidobacteriota bacterium genome:
CCACGGACGCGGCGGCCAGCGCGCACTGCTCGCGGCCGAGCACGTAGCCGCGCTGCAACGATGCCAGGGCTCGCGAAACGCCGGAGGCATCCCGTACGGGGTCGTAGACGGCGTGCACGTAGTGCACCCAGTTCACCCCGGGCAGCACGCAGTTGCCGCCGTTGGCCACGACGAGCGCCCGTCGTCCGGCAAGCTGGGTCGCGCGGCGGCGTGCGGCGCGCGCGAGCAGCGGCATCCCGAGCGCGTGCGACCGTGCCGGGCGCGAGACCGCATGCACGATGGCGCCGCAGCGCCTGAGAGTCTCGGCGGCGCGGTGCGTCACCAGGTGCACCTCGTGACCGGTACGGGCGAGCCGCGCCGCCAGCGCGAAATTCGCGCGATCCATGCCGCCGGACGGCATGAAATCGCCGGCCACGAGCATCCAGGGCCGGGTCATTTCGCGTCCCCGAACAGGTTTGTTTCGGCCGCTTCCGCGCCGGGCACGCCCTTCCGGGTTCCCTGCACCACGCCATGCAGCGCGCCCGCGAGGAACCAGTACTGCACGCCGACCTGCGTGACGAACGGCGTGAAGGTGAAGATGAGCGCCATGGGCGCGAGGTTCGCGGCGAAGACGGCAGCGCCGCACGCGGCGAGCATCGGCTCGCGCGCCTGCGTGGCAACCCGGAGCTCCGCGAGCGCCGTGACCACCAGCGCACCGCAGTAGGTGAGCATCAGCAGCACGCCGCCGTCGATGATCCAGCCCGCCAGCTGGATCTCGGCCCACAACGGCGGCGTGTCCAGTGTGGCGTGCCCAAAATAGACGGCGCTCATCCCCCACCGCGCCAGGCCCGCGCCGAACGGAAACTCCACCAGCGTATCGTTGAGCGCGTAGTGGAGCTGGCCGCCGCGCGCGACGTAGTACACCGTCAGCGGATCATCCTCGAAGAGCGTCGCAAACCGGTTCGAGATCTCGGCGCCCGCAAGGAGCACCGTAAAAATGAGCGCGCCCGCCAGCGCGAGCCCGGACGTGGCGCCGAACAGCGTTGCGGTGGAAAACCGCCGCTGCACGACCAGCACGGCGAAGTACACGATCATCATCGCCGCCGCGACCACGATACTGATGCGGACCTGGCTCAGGTAAATCGCGGCAAGCCCCGCGAACGCGAGCCCGAGGCATGCGACGCGCTGCCAGACCTTGAAGCGTGTCGCGGCAAAGATCAGCCCGAGCAACGCGGCATACATGCCAGGGCCTGCGACCGCCCCGGGCGTGTCGAACAGCCCGGGCGGCCGGACGATCGTCTCCCCATTGGGGCCGAGATAGCTGACCGGACCCAGCCCGAGCTCCGACTGCGTCACGATGCGCGAGAACTGATCGGGCAGCCAACGCGCCGGATCGTAGACCTGCAGCACGCCGACGAGGGAGTTGATCCCGTTGCAGATCAACAGCAGCGCCATGACGCGGCGCAGGCGTGTCGGCGTGCGGACGAGCGCCGGAGCCCAGAACAGGGGCGAGATGATCGCGACGTACAGGGCGAGATGCGCGAGACCGCCCTGCACGGACGTGGTCATCGGATGAAGGAACATCAGCGCGACCAGGGCGACGATGCCGATCGCCCATGGCACGACGGGATGCGACTCTTCGTGCTCGGACTCGCCCCGGCGCAGGAGCCACCAGGCCAGCAGGACGAGGGGAATCACGAACGCGCCCATGCGCAGCGACAGTCGGATGTCCTGGGTGCCGGGAAGATAGAGAATTGCCGGCAGCGCGGTCTGGCTGACGATGAACAGCTCCGCAATCCCCCAAGGCTCGCGCCAGGCCCGGCCGTTCATAAGGGCACCCGCGCTACGATCAGCACGTTGCCGGACAGCGCGCGTGGAAATCGTCGCGACAGCCACCGCGGAAAATGCCTCGCGGTCATCGGGATCCTGCCGTGGTGCGACCAGGCAATCTCGATCGCATCGAGCCCGCACTCGCGGGCGAGCCGAAGCAGGTCGGTTGGCAGAAGGGCCGTCAGGTGCGCCGGGTAGTCTGCATCCTGGAACGCGTTGAACTCGCCGCGGGTGACGAGCGTCACCAGGCTCAGCACGCTCACCTGGTTCGGCGTGGAGAGGAGCACCGTGCCTCCCGGCCGCGTGATCCGCGTCAGCTCGCGCATGAACCGGCGGGGGTTCTCCAGGTGCTCGATCGTTTCGAGCGCCACGGCCACGTCCACGGATCGATCGGGGATCGGCAGCGGATCACGATCGAGATCCGCCTCGACAAACATCGCATCCCGCGGAAAGCCGTCGAACCGCAGGGCGTCCACGCCGATGTACTCGCCCGCGATCCCGCCGAGCGCCGCGCGCAGGGCGCCGTGGCCGCACCCGACATCGGCAACGCGACCCCGAACCCCGCGTGCATGCAGAATCTGCCTCGCCCGGGCGTACAACACCTCACTGCTGCGTCCGAGACTTCGAGCCGCACGCCGCCGTACGTCCGGCGCGGGAACGCTCATCTGATCGAAAGGGGTTCGGCGGCGGGCGCGAGAAGCGCCGCGAGCCGCTGAAGCTGCCGGGACGGATCGCACAGGTGTGCCGCGAGCGAAGGGCCCCTGCTGCCAAGCGACTCCCGGAGATCGGCCGAGAGCACGAGTGCCCGCAGCGCCGTCGCAACGGCGGAAGAATCTCCCGCGGGAACGACGATGCCGACCTTCGGCGATTCCGGAGTCGCGATCTCCGCCGCCAGCCCGCCCGCCATCGTCGTCACGATGGGACGCCCGGCCCACATGGCTTCAACCAGGGCGACCCCGAACGGTTCGGGCTCGAGGTTCGGCTGGCAGTAGATATCGGCGGCGGCCATCAGCTCGGGAATGTCCGTCCGGTGGCCGAGGAACCGCACGCGATCGGCGATCCCGTAAGACGCCGCGTCCGCGCGCAGCTGATCGAAGTAGGTCCGCTCGCGCCGCCGTTGCGGCGCGCCCGCGATCCAGAGGACCCAGTGTGACAACTCCGTGAGGTGTGCGACGGCGGCGAGATGCTCGCGTACCCCTTTCCACGCCTCCACGCGGCTCGCCTGCAGGATCACGACGTCGTCGTCAGAAGCGCCGAGCTGACTGCGCGTCGCGGCACGGGCGTCGCGCGCCGACGGCGGCGGAGGCGGCACCGGCGGATACAACCAGCCGGCGAGGCGGACGGCCGGAGCCGCGGCCTCGGCCGTGAACGGACTGTTCGCGAGGACGGTGTCGAGATGCTGCCGCAGCGCCCATCCGTCCGGCCACATCTTCGCGGCGGGAGGGTTGTGGAGCCACAGCGCGGAGCGCGCGCCGGAACCGCGGATGACGGGACCCGCGACGGCGAGGACCCACGGAGAGTGGGCGAGCACGATGTCCGGCTGCGCGCGCCAGAGGACGCGCGACAGCGCTCGCCGCGCATGAAGGAACGACCACGGCTGTGACAACGATGCGCGGCCGACGATCGAGAGATCGGCGCCCGCCGCGAACAGCTCCTGCGCGAGCCGCCCGTCAAAGAAGAGCGCGAACCGCTGCTCGATGTCCGGCGCCCGCGTCTGCGCGAGCGTGACGAGGACGCGCTCGATGCCGCCGTACAGGTTGCCGGAATAGAGGTGGAGCAGCCGCATCACGCCGCGACCAGCGTGCGATAGAGCGGCACGAGATAATCCGCCAGCCGCTGTTGATCGTACCGTGCCTCGGCGGTGCGCCGCGCCGCGCGCGCCGCGCGCTCGCGTCGTAACGGATCTGCCGCGAGCGCCGCGATGATGTGCGCGAGCTCTCCGGCGTCACCCGGCGCGTGACCGAACCCATCGACGCCGTCCTCGAACAGCTCCACGGCGCCGCCCGCACGGCTCACGACCACCGGGCGCCCGCACGCCATCGCCTCGGCGATCACCATGCCGAACGGCTCAGGCTCCGTGCTCGCGTGCACGATGACGTCGAGCGAACGCATCGCATCGGCGACGTCCCCCACGAAGCCGCTGAAACCAACCCGGCCGTCGAGCCCCCGGTCGCTCGCCGCCTGGCGCAGTTCCTCGAGCGTAAACTGGCTGTCCGTCGTCGCGTAGATGGGCGCACCGATAATGTAACCGCGAACCTGCGCGGCCGCGGGCAGCCGCGCGAGCGCGTCGAGGAACACGTGGTGGCCTTTCCAGCGGCCGAAGGTACCGACGAGCCCCACTCGCACGGTCCCGTCCGGAGCAGGGGGCAGCCCGGCCGCTGCGTCGAGGTCCACCCGCGGACCGACGGGCGCGAACCTGCCAAGATCGATCGCGTTGTACAGCGTGCGCACCAGCGCCCGGGGCCCCAGCACGCGCCGGACATCCTCGGTCACGCTCTCAGAATTGGCCACGACAACCGACGCGCGGGACGCCAGCGCGCGCAACGCAGCGTTCGTCCATCGGCGGCCGGAGAGGTACCCGTGCACGTGCCAGACGAGCGCGCTTCCACGGGGCCGCGCCAGCGCCGCGAGCACGTGCATCTTGAACCCGTGCGCGTGCACCACGTCGGCTCGCTCGGCGACGAGCGCCGACCGGAGCCGCGCGGCGTAGACAGCGCCGCCCACGGCGGCTGCGACGCCGTGGAACGCGCCCGAGCGGCTGCTGCTCTCGCCCAGCCGCGCGAGCGCAGGCGGAAACGGGAGCACGCGGGCGCGAATGCCTTCCTCGCCGAGACGTTCGAGGAGGCGCCCGCGCGCGGGCGCGATCACCGACGGCGTCCAGTTCGGTTCCGCCCGCCGGAGACTTCCCAGGATCGCGAGCAGGCTCGTTTCGGCTCCGCCAAGCTCACCCGAGGTCGTCAGATGGACGATGTTCATTCGCGCGGGAGGACGGTTCCCAGGGCCGCGAGCGCGTCCTGTTGCGCGTCCCGGCTTACCGCGAGCCAGTGAGGCCACGCGCCGTCGACCGGCACCTGCGCGGGCGCCAGGCCTATGCTTCCGCGATACGCGGCGCGACGCGTCGCCGCGACCGAATGATCGACGGCCCAGGCGGCATATCCCGCGGCGTGCAGACGCCGCGCCGCGTCGGCGATTGCCGCAGCCGGCGTGGATGACGGGTGCCACTCGATGAAGAGGCAACGATAGCGTCGAGCGCGCAGTCCGTCACTCATACCCTCGAGCACGGATGGCTCGGCGCCTTCGACATCAATCTTTACAAAGCTGACGCCGTCCAGGCCGGCCTCGTCCAGAACGGTATCGAGTGCCACTCCGCGGACGGTTATCGCGTCGGGCGCGCTCGCCTCGACAAGCCGTGAGGTCCCGCGATTCCCGCTCGCCGCGTCGTAGGGCTGCAGCGACGCATCCCCGGCGCGGGCGGTTGCTGCCGCGCAGTGGCACGAGACCTGCCGCAGCGCGTTCAGCTCGACGTGCGCGCTCAGTCGTGCGAATGATCTCGGCTCTGGCTCGAGGCTGAGGACGCGGCCGCCGGCGCCCACCATCGCTGCCGAGAGGAGGGTGAAATATCCCCAGTTCGCGCCGACATCGGCAACGACGTCACCGGCCGCGAGCAGTGCGCGTGCGATGAGCGTCAGCTGAGGCTCGTAGCTGCCGGCAAAGAACACTTCCCGCGAAATCGCGTCGGCAGGGTCGCAGATAAATTGCAGGCGGCGATCCGCGGGAAATGGCGCCGCGAACGGGGCCGCAGACGGCAGGAACCCGATCGCGCGATAGCGCGCGGCAGGCAACCGCCGCGTGACCTGAGCCGCAGCTGACGCCCACAGCGGGCAACGGCGGACGTTCATACGTGCGTCAGAAAAATCGCTGGCGGACGACCAGCGTATCTCCGGGGCGAATCAGGTCCGAGTCTTTGACGCTGACTTCGACCTGCTTGCCGCCAACAACGCGCAACACCTTCATGCCGCGCCGCGACCCGCGCTCCGCCAGCCCGCCTGCGAGCGCAATCGCCTGGAGCACCGTCATGCCCGGCTCGTAGACGTACGACCCCGGGCTGCGCACCTGGCCCGTGACGAAGAACGTCTCTGCTTTCGGCACGAAGATCGTGTCGCCGTCCTGCAGCTGCACGTTCTCCGAGAGTTTTCCGCTCTGCAGCTCCTTGATGTTGACGCGGACGCCCTTCGCTCCGGCGGCATCCGGCAGCAGAGGGCCCCCTTCCTTGCGGTTCGGATCCGGGTGAACCACCACGACCTCGCTGCTCGCGGCGCTCGTCGGCCCGGCGAGCGCCAGCGCCTCGATGAGGCTCATGTTCCCCTTGACGGGGTACGACCCCGGCGCTCGCACCTCGCCGACGATGAAGACCGCCTTGCTGCGATACTCCGCGATCTCGACACCGACCTGTGGGTTCACGAGGAAGCCGGCCGCAAGACGCTTCGTGAGCGCGTCTTCGAGCTGGCGCAGGGTCAGGCCGCCCGCCTTCGTGCGCCCGATAAACGGGAAGTCAATCGTGCCGTCCGTGTCCACGTTGTAGCGCCGCGACAGCTCCGGCTCGCCGAAGACCGTGATCGTGAGGACGTCGAGCGCCCCCACCACGTAGTCGGTGCTGGCCTGCGGGCGCGCGGGCGCGGGCTGCGCCACGTGCGTCGCGGCGGCCTGGGTGAACAGCGCAAGGGTCAGCAGTAATGAAGTCATAGGTCAGAACCCGTAGGTGACGGTTCCATAAAGACGACGTCGATCGTAGTGCCGGTCGAGAAGCGTGTCCGATCGCCGGCGGCTCCACTCCACGTTGATGCCAAGACGCGCGGCCTCTCCAAGCCGGTAGCCGAGCCCGCCACCGTAAAACGTGGCGCGATCGCGACGCGAGATCGCATCGCCCCCGCCGAACTCGCGATAGTCCAGGCTCTGCCTGCCTGCGGTGCCCTGGGCGTCGAGCGGGCCCGTGATCTGCTGCGTGAGAATGATCCGGCCGCCGCTCGTGACGTAATACGGCTCGAGATCCTCGAACGAATAGCGCACGTCGCGCTCGAACTGCCCTTCGATCTTCGTCGATTCGATCGAATAGGCCAGCCCGGCCTGGGCGACCACCCCGTTGTACGCCGCAAGCGACGCGACGGCGGGCGTGAACCGCCGGAAGCCGACCGAGGCGCGCCCCGTGATCAGTGCGGACGGGCTGAACGAGAGCCCGGTCGCGACGCGGACGCTGTCCGCGTTCCGCTGCGCGTCGCGGTCGAAGCGATCGTACTGCACGCCTCCGGTAATGTCCCACGTGGTCAGCGGCGTGATGGCCATCCGGATGCCGGCATCCAGCTGGTCGCTGTGCGAGTTCATCGTACGGCTCAGCTCCACGCCGCGGTAGCTCTCCCCCTCGTCGAAGCGGAGATTGGAACGGCGCGCGGTCAGCAGGATCATCGTGCGCGACGTCATCGCGAGCCCGATGCCTCCACCGTAGTTCGTCTGCCGTCGTCCGGCGCGGATGTCGATCTCCGCGTTCAACCGCTGGTTGGTGTCGAGCATGCCTCCCATGACGAAGGGGCGGACGAGCCCTTCGCCGATTTCGAAGCGCCCCTCGGCCCCCCGGTTCAGCGCGCGCTCGCCGGCGAACTTCTTGAAGTACACGCCTTCGAGGGTGCTGGCTCCCGTCAGGCGCGTCCACCCGATCTGGACGTCCGCGTTCACGCGCGCCAGCACGGTCGCCGTGAAGTCGCGCTGCGGGTTGACCGGATCGTTGAAGACGTTGTCGTCGATGCCGATTTCGCGGATTTCAAAGCCGGGTGTGAGGGTGACCGGGCCGACCTCGAGTCCCCGCGCACCCGCGGGCGGAGGGGATGGCTGCGCCGACGCGGGCGGGCCGACCAGAGCCGCCAGCAGGAAGAGGGTCGCCGTTCGTGTGCTCATTCGCCCGCCTTCGCGCGCGTGATGCCAAGCTGCCGCGCTTTTCGATAGAGATTCGTCCGCTGGATCCCGAGCACGCGGGCCGCCGGTCCCATGCGCCACCCGGAGTGCTTCAGGACGGCTGCGATGTACTCGCGTTCGAACTGCCGGCGCGCTTCCCGGAGGCTCACGCGCGGTGCGCTCACGCTGGCCACGGCCCCCGGATCGACTTCCGCGAGAACGTCCTCCACGCGCACCGGGCCGTCGATCCCGGCTGCGGCAAGCGCGTGGACCAGGTCGTCGAGCGCGGCGAGATTGCCGTCCCACCCGAGCGCCGAGATGAGCGCAAGCGCCGCGTGCGTGAAATCGCGCGGCCGGCGCTCCGACTCGCAAGCGGCGCGCTCCATCAGCGCCAGCGCCATCGGCGCAATATCTTCGCGGCGGTCGCGCAGCGGGACGAGCTCCAGATGCCGTGTGGCGAAGCGCTTGAACAGGTCCCCGCGAAACCGGCCATGAAGCACTTCGGCCGACAGGCGCTCGAGCGAAAGCTCGGTGGTCGCGGCGATCCGGACGTCGAGACGAACGGCGCGCGCAGCGCCGCCGTTCACGCAACGGACTTCGCCGTCGCGCAGCGCGCGCGCCAGGCGCGTCTGCGCCGAAACGGGAAGCTCGTGCACGGAGCCGAGCACCAGCGTGCCGTGCTGCGCCTGCACGAGCGCGCAGTCGCGCGTCACGGTCTCGAGGAGCTCCGCGCGCCCTCGCCGCGCCGCAACGCCGAACAGCCGGGCCTCGACCTCCGGCGGGTCGTCCACCCCGCACGCGACCGCCAGCAGCGGACCGCCGGTCCCACTAATGGCGTGAATGCCGCGCGCGACCGCGGCGCCATCGAAACCAGGGGGCGCGAGGATGAGAACCGGGCGCGTGCTGCGGGCCAGCTCGCGGGCCCGCTCGCGAAGGCGTCGCGCGGCAGGCGAGCCGCCCGCCAGCTCGACCGGCCACGCCGGGCGAGCGGCATCGTGTGCGTGCGTGTGGTGAGCGTTCATGGTCGTCCGGGAGATGCGGGCTGGGGACCCGCGGCTCCGCCCCGTGGGTTACACCGCGCGTCGCGACCGGCGGGCAACCTCAGAGGCGTGTTTGTGCGGAAATCTGCCGCGATCGTGACACGGCTGAGCTGGATGTGTCAATAGTGATACAAGCCGTGCGGCAGGAACGATACGGCCGCGGCGCCGGCGCCTGTCAGTACGCCGCGAGAAGACGGAGCGCGCGCTCGACCTCGGGCTCGCCGGGCAGAAATGCTTCCTCCAAAGGCGGTGAGTACGGCACCGGCGCGTCCAGCGCGCCGATCACCCGCACGGGCGCGTCGAGCGATTCGAACGCCTCTTCCTGGATGATGGCCGCCAGGCTCTCGCCGATCCCGCCCGTGCGCGTGTCCTCGTGCACGATCAGCACGCGGCTGCAGTGGCGCGCGAGCTGGAGCACGGCCCCACGATCGAGCGGCGCGAGCGATCGCAGGTCGAGCACCGCGGCGTCAATGCCGTCGGCGGCCACGCGCTCTGCCACGCGCATCGCGACGTGCACGTACGCGCCGTACGAAATGATCGCCACGTCCTGCCCGGCGCGCCGCAGCGCCGCCCGGCCAATCGGCAGCGGCGGCGGCGGCTCGGCCGGCAGCGCCTGCTTGATCCGCGGATCCCGATAGAGCGCGATGTGCTCGTAGTAGAGGACGGGATCGGGATCGGCGATCGCCGCCGCAAGAAGCGCGCGCGCATCCTCGGGGGTGGAGGGTGCCACGATCTTCAGTCCCGGCGTCCGGTAGAACCACGGTTCGGTGTTCTGGCTGTGATACGGGCCGGCATGCCGCAACCCGCCCCACGGCATGCGGACGACCATGGGCACCTCGCCGCCCCACCGATACCGGATCTTCGCGGCGTTGTTCACGAGCTGGTTGAACCCGGTCGCCACGAAGTCATTGAACTGCATCTCGCCGATCGGGCGCTGCCCGGCAAGCGCGCTGCCCACGCACACCCCCAGCACCGCCCCTTCGGCGAGCGGCGAGTTCAGGATGCGATCGCCGAATTCCTCCAGCAGCGGCTTGAGCAGCAGGAACGCGTTGCCGTACGCGCCGCCCACGTCCTGGCCGTACACGAACACGCGCGGATCGGCGCGCAGCGCGTCACCGATGCCAAGCATCACCGCCTCGAGGAACGTCCGCCCGTGGCGATCGAACGGCCGTGCCGGCGCGACCGGCGGCAGGCCCGGCTCGTAATCCACCTGCGCGCGCCACGCCGGCTCCAGCACCTCGACACGGCGGCGCAGCGGCTCGCCTGCGAAGACATTCGCGCCGGCGGCCGCCGGCTCCGGCCACGGCGCGGCGATGACGAGGCGCGCCTCCCGTTCGACCAGGGCCGCCGCTTCTTCCTTCCAGGCCGCGACTTCACCAGGCGCGATCGTGCCCTCTGCCTCGAGTCGCGCGGCGTAGGTGACGATCGGATCGCGCGCCGACCAGTATTCGTAGCTCCCGGCGTCCGCATAGCCCTGGTCGGACGGCACGGGATACTCCCACGACACCTGCGGCTCTCGCCCGAGGTACAGCATGTCGTCGTGATGCGCGTGGCCGCACATGCGCATGCAGACCAGCTCGATCAGCGATGGGCCGCGTCCTTCGCGCGCGCGATCGATGGCCCACGCGAAGGCGGCGGCGATCGCATCCGGATCCGTGCCGTCGATCGTCACCCCGGGCACGCCGTAGCCCGCCGCCTTCTCCGCGAACACACGCGCCGCTGACTGCTCGCGGACCGGGGTCGAGAGCGCGGTCTGATTGTTCTGCACGCAGAACACGGCCGGCAGCCGCCGTGCGGCGCACAGATTGATGGCCTCGTGCCACTCGCCGAGCGACGACCCCCCTTCCCCGATGAACGACACGGCGACCCGCCGGGACTCCTCGCGCGCGAAAGCCAGCGCCATGCCCGCAATGGTCAGGCTGCCGATCGCGAGGGGTGCGGTGGCCGGCAGGACCCCCGCGCTGAAGTCCCCGATGTGGAAGTCCCTGCCGTCCATCGGCGGACCCGCCTTGCCCATCTGCGCCGAGAGCGCGAGGCGCACCATGCCGGCGGGGTCGTCCGGACGCATGGCGAGCGCCACGCCGAGATCCCGAATGACGGGCGCGACGATATCGCCGCGCCAGCCGCTCTCGGTACGGAAGGCGGGGCCGCGGCGCAGCCGGATCGCCGCCGCGTAAATGGCCTCCTGGCCAAGCGATCGGAATCCTTTTCCCTGGAACGTGATGTCGCCGTACCGCACTTCCCCGCTGCCAAACAACGTCTTCAGCCTGTTGTCGGCGGCACGGGTCAGCAGCATGCCGCGGAGGGTCTCGCGACGCTCGGCGGCGGTCAGCGAACGTCGAATCGCCTCGCGCGCCAGCGCGCCGTCGCACGACTCGACAATCTCCTCGATGGCCTGCTCGATCCGCCGCGCGGCGGACACGCGCGGTGTGACGTCGCCAAGCTCCCGCGCCCGGACCTCGAGCGCCGCCAGCTCGCGATTGAGCTCGCGCGCGACGCCGGGCCGCAGCGCGTCAATCTCGGCGGCGGCTGACGCGCGGTCGCCGCCGGCGGCCACGAACGCCGCCGCGGCCGCCTCGAGTGCGTACGGATAACGCTCCGCCACGAACCGCAGGAACGGCTCCCGGGCGCTCGTGCGCGCGTGCTTGGGGGTGCCGACGGATGATGTCGTCCGCAATGCCGAATGTCCTCCACGCATGTTCAACCGGGCGGCCGGGTCCCGCGGGGCCCGAGACGAGTATAGTCCGCGAGGCGCGCGAGGAGACTTGACGCTGCGCGCGCCTTCCGCAAGAGTAGCCGCACGGGAGGTCGGGACCATGCGCAGGTTCGGAATCGCGGGCCTCTGCGCGGCCGTGGCCGGTTTGGCCGTGCCCGCCATCGCGCAGCAGAAGGACGCCAGGCCGATCCGGGTCGACGCGCCGAGGACGTCGCTCTTCAGCGACGTCGCTCGCGCGGCGTGGTACAGCATCAACGAGCTGGTGATCGCGTCGGCCGAGAGGATGCCGGCCGAGCACTACGGGTTCCGGCCCGCGAGAGACGTGCGCACGTTCGCGCAGATCCTGGCTCACATCGCGGACAATCATCACGCGGCGTGCGGCCCCACGATCGGCCGCCCGCGGCCTGACACGAGCTTCGACCGTTTGCAGACCAAGGACGAGCTGACGAAGGCGCTTCGCGAGTCAGCCGCGGTATGCGATCTCGCCTACGGAATCCTGACCGATCAGAACGCGGCGTTCCGCTACCCGGCGTTCAACTCGGAGTACACGCGGTTCGCACTGCTCGTGTCCAACATCACCCACAACAGCGAGCACTACGGCAATCTCGTAACGTACATGCGGCTGAAAGCGGTCGTGCCGCCGTCCACGGCTGGCATAAAATAGGCACTCCTGGAGGCACGATGAGGAAGCCACTGCCAGCTGTCAAACTCTTCCTGGCCGGCCTGCTAGTCGCCACGGTCATGGCGGGGTCGGTCGCCGCGATCACGTACGGCCTGCCTGATGGCAACCGTCACCCCAGCGTCGGGGCGCTCGTCGGCACGTTCACGTCGGGCACGTTCCCGTACTGTTCGGGGACGCTGATATCGCCGACGGTCTTTGTCACGGCGGCGCACTGCAACATCGGGCGATCGCGCGTAGCGGTCACCTTCGATTCCGAGTACACGGCGCACGCCAGGCTGCACGCGGGCACGTTCTACGGTGACCCGCGCTACACGTGGAAACAGGACGACCCACACGACCTGGCGGTGGTGGTGTTCGATAAGCCCGTGAACGGCATCACGCCGGCGCGGCTGCCCTTCGCCGGGCAGCTCGAGGGGCTCACGC
Coding sequences within it:
- a CDS encoding trypsin-like serine protease gives rise to the protein MRKPLPAVKLFLAGLLVATVMAGSVAAITYGLPDGNRHPSVGALVGTFTSGTFPYCSGTLISPTVFVTAAHCNIGRSRVAVTFDSEYTAHARLHAGTFYGDPRYTWKQDDPHDLAVVVFDKPVNGITPARLPFAGQLEGLTQADRFTAVGYGGQEPVNEPGGPVIAYYDTREYAISSFNALNGAWLRLSQNPATDDGGTCYGDSGGPNFLGAGATETDIIAGTTITGDALCKATNVTYRLDTADARSFLGNFVSLP